A stretch of Mastacembelus armatus chromosome 1, fMasArm1.2, whole genome shotgun sequence DNA encodes these proteins:
- the gtpbp1l gene encoding GTP binding protein 1, like, with amino-acid sequence MASLTATEPSVCPGAAPEPIVPACMFAPDRQCTDEAAGEDGFEDGEATNGDPADHLDLSSKLVLVSPTGEQYDSLLRHLRDRIDEGCGETIYVVGMGSDGGDYGLNEKDMEASVATVRSLCEQIEADLILLRERTDTGGKIQDYLIRRRVGEQDFLEVRVAVVGNVDAGKSTLLGVLTHGELDNGRGFARQKLFRHKHEMESGRTSSVGNDILGFDHEGQVVNKPDSHGGGLDWTKICEKSSKVITFIDLAGHEKYLKTTVFGMTGHLPDFCMLMVGSNAGIVGMTKEHLGLALALNVPVFVVVTKIDMCPANILQETLKLLQRLLKSPGCRKIPVLVQNKDDVIVTASNFCSERMCPIFQISNVTGENMDLLKMFLNLLSSRTTFSNDEPAEFQIDDTYSVPGVGTVVSGTTLRGLIRLNDTLLLGPDPLGAFIPIAVKSIHRKRMPVKEVRGGQTASFALKKIKRSSIRKGMVMVSPKLMPQATWEFEAEILVLHHPTTISPRYQAMVHCGSIRQTATILSMNKDCLRTGDKATVHFRFIKTPEYLHCDQKLVFREGRTKAVGTITKLLQSVHTQAAKGQQSKIQANKKTSKEGSEEAAITARPSSPSTAQLPLKSGGGGGGRRRGGQRHRGKGLNSATISTAVPAGGASTN; translated from the exons ATGGCGTCGTTAACGGCGACAGAACCATCGGTATGTCCGGGTGCAGCACCAGAGCCCATAGTTCCTGCTTGTATGTTTGCACCGGACCGTCAATGTACCGACGAGGCTGCCGGGGAAGACGGCTTTGAAGACGGCGAGGCTACAAACGGAGACCCCGCGGATCATTTAGACCTAAGCAGCAAG CTGGTCCTAGTAAGTCCAACAGGGGAACAGTATGATTCATTACTACGACATTTGAGAGATCGGATAGATGAGGGCTGTGGAGAGACAATCTACGTGGTTGGAATGGGCTCAG ATGGTGGTGACTATGGTCTGAATGAAAAGGACATGGAGGCGTCAGTAGCCACAGTTCGGTCGCTTTGTGAACAAATTGAAGCTGACCTAATCCTGCTGAGGGAGAGAACGGACACTGGTGGAAAAATCCAGGACTATCTCATTCGGCGGCGTGTTGGTGAGCAGGATTTCCTGGAAGTCAg AGTGGCAGTTGTAGGAAATGTGGACGCTGGAAAGAGCACCCTGCTGGGTGTTTTGACCCATGGTGAGCTTGACAATGGCAGAGGCTTCGCTCGCCAAAAGTtgttcagacacaaacatgagaTGGAGAGTGGCAGGACCAGCAGTGTGGGCAATGATATCCTGGGCTTTGATCACGAGGGACAG GTGGTGAACAAGCCAGACAGCCATGGTGGTGGCCTAGATTGGACAAAAATCTGTGAGAAATCCTCGAAGGTCATCACCTTCATTGACCTGGCAGGCCATGAAAAGTACCTCAAGACTACTGTGTTTGGCATGACAGGACACCTTCCTGATTTCTGCATGCTCAtg GTTGGTAGTAATGCTGGCATCGTTGGCATGACCAAAGAGCATCTGGGTCTGGCACTGGCCCTaaatgtgcctgtgtttgtAGTTGTTACAAAGATAGACATGTGTCCAGCCAATATCCTGCAAG AGACGCTAAAATTATTACAGAGGTTATTAAAGTCACCAGGCTGCAGGAAAATCCCAGTTCTGGTCCAAAACAAGGATGATGTCATTGTCACAGCCTCTAACTTCTGCTCTGAGAG GATGTGTCCAATTTTCCAGATCTCAAATGTGACCGGGGAGAACATGGACCTCTTAAAGATGTTCCTCAACCTCCTCTCCTCTAGGACCACTTTTAGCAATGACGAGCCTGCTGAGTTCCAAATAGATGACACATATTCTGTACCG GGTGTGGGCACGGTAGTTTCAGGGACTACGTTACGTGGATTGATACGGCTCAACGACACACTGCTGTTAGGTCCAGACCCTCTCGGTGCCTTCATTCCCATCGCTGTTAAATCCATCCATCGTAAGAGGATGCCCGTCAAAGAGGTTCGCGGGGGACAGACAGCATCCTTCGCTCTAAAAAAG ATCAAACGTTCATCTATAAGGAAAGGAATGGTGATGGTTTCCCCGAAGTTGATGCCACAGGCCACCTGGGAATTTGAGGCTGAGATTCTGGTTTTACACCACCCAACCACAATATCACCGAGATACCAGGCCATGG TCCACTGCGGCAGCATCAGGCAAACAGCCACCATCCTGTCAATGAACAAAGACTGTCTCAGGACTGGGGATAAGGCCACAGTCCACTTCCGCTTCATCAAGACCCCTGAGTATCTGCACTGTGACCAGAAACTGGTGTTCAGGGAAGGACGCACCAAAGCAGTGGGCACCATCACCAAG CTTCTTCAATCAGTGCACACGCAGGCAGCTAAGGGTCAACAGTCCAAGATACAGGCCAATAAGAAGACTTCTAAAGAGGGCAGTgaggaggctgcaataacagcacGACCATCTAGTCCCAGCACAGCACAGCTACCA CTCAagtcaggaggaggaggaggaggacgcaGGAGAGGTGGTCAGAGGCATCGAGGGAAAGGCCTGAACTCTGCAACAATCTCTACAGCGGTGCCTGCAGGGGGAGCGAGCACAAACTAA
- the lgals2b gene encoding lectin, galactoside-binding, soluble, 2b, whose amino-acid sequence MQVKDMTFKEGQEFKIRIKTKDSCNSFAINIGHDSENIAMHFNPRFDSDVIVCNSLSGGSWGDEHREGNLPFPRGEECKFYINFNNEQFYIKLPDGSMMNFPNRLGDVKYKYFDVSGDARIVGMKIK is encoded by the exons ATG CAAGTCAAGGACATGACATTCAAGGAGGGGCAGGAGTTCAAGATCCGAATCAAGACCAAGGACAGCTGCAATTC CTTTGCCATCAACATTGGTCATGACTCTGAGAACATCGCCATGCACTTCAACCCACGTTTTGACTCTGATGTCATAGTCTGCAACTCCTTGTCTGGGGGAAGCTGGGGTGACGAGCACCGTGAAGGAAACCTTCCTTTCCCGCGTGGGGAGGAATGCAAG TTTTACATCAACTTCAACAATGAGCAGTTTTACATCAAGCTTCCTGATGGCTCCATGATGAACTTCCCCAACCGTCTGGGAGATGTCAAGTACAAGTACTTTGACGTCAGTGGTGACGCAAGGATCGTCGGCATGAAGATCAAGTAG
- the uts2r4 gene encoding urotensin-2 receptor: MNCTPNATITPQLGIVLSPGADDGGTQESGGGGGGGLWVTSLLGATLMIMCVIGVAGNIYTLIVTRSAAVRRTGSMYVYIINLALADLLYLSTIPFVVCTYFVHDWLFSEAGCRILLSLDLLTMHASVFILVAMSLERYRAVARPFSVHKSSPRSRRLSAGIIWGLAFMLTLPMMVMIRLREGKPTAIGFVKRICYPTWTLEAFKAYLTILFFTSVLVPGLVIVGLYVGLARRYWAVQANLGGGRGSAQRRELKQKVVSMIFSIVAAYWACFLPFWGWQLAKLFSPESLKALSPAAHNYVNFFVTCLTYGNSCINPFLYTLLTRNYKDYLAQKGQFMGSSRADPGSAVTTPLQDR; this comes from the coding sequence ATGAACTGTACTCCTAATGCCACCATCACTCCACAGCTGGGAATTGTCTTGAGCCCAGGGGCTGACGATGGAGGGACCCAGGAGAgcggtggtggtggaggtggaggccTTTGGGTGACATCCCTGCTAGGTGCCACACTAATGATCATGTGTGTCATCGGTGTAGCGGGGAACATATACACGCTGATCGTTACGCGCTCAGCTGCTGTGCGCCGGACAGGCTCCATGTATGTTTACATTATTAATTTGGCTCTGGCTGACCTGCTCTATCTCTCCACAATCCCCTTCGTGGTCTGCACCTACTTTGTCCACGACTGGCTGTTCAGTGAGGCCGGCTGTCGCATCCTGCTGAGTCTCGACCTCCTCACCATGCACGCCAGTGTCTTCATTTTGGTTGCCATGAGCCTGGAACGCTACCGTGCCGTGGCCAGGCCCTTCAGCGTACACAAATCTTCACCCCGCAGTCGACGGCTATCGGCAGGGATTATCTGGGGTTTAGCTTTTATGCTGACACTTCCCATGATGGTGATGATTCGGCTCAGGGAGGGCAAACCTACTGCAATTGGTTTTGTTAAGAGAATCTGCTACCCCACCTGGACCCTTGAGGCCTTCAAGGCTTATCTCACCATTCTGTTTTTTACAAGTGTTTTAGTGCCTGGATTGGTGATTGTTGGGCTGTATGTGGGGCTAGCCAGGCGTTACTGGGCAGTACAAGCTAATCTGGGGGGTGGCCGTGGCTCTGCCCAGAGGAGAGAACTCAAACAAAAAGTTGTATCAATGATATTCAGCATCGTAGCGGCCTACTGGGCATGCTTCTTACCTTTCTGGGGGTGGCAGCTGGCCAAACTGTTCTCCCCAGAGTCCCTAAAAGCTTTGTCTCCAGCTGCTCATAATTATGTGAATTTCTTTGTAACATGTCTGACCTACGGGAACAGCTGTATCAACCCATTTCTTTACACTCTTTTGACACGCAACTATAAAGATTACTTGGCCCAGAAAGGTCAGTTCATGGGGTCAAGCAGGGCTGATCCCGGATCAGCTGTGACCACCCCACTACAGGACCGTTAG